GGTGAAGAAACTTGAGCATAAAATGCTAAACCTGGAAGAAGAAATTATCGAGCGCAGGCGGGTGGAGGAAGAATTAAGAAATTCGCACGAGCAGTTGCGCAGTCTTTCCATTTATTTGCAATCTGCGAGAGAGGAAGAAAGGACGAACATTGCACGCGAGATTCACGATGAGTTGGGACAGGCATTGACAGCTTTTAAAATGGACCTGTCATGGTTGGACAAAAGATTATCAAAAAGTCAAAAGCCGCTGCTTGACAAAATAAAATCAATGTCAGAACTCGTTGCTATGACCATCCGAGCAGTGCAAAGAATCTCCACGGAATTGAGGCCGGGATTACTGGATGATCTGGGGCTTTCGGCAGCAATGGAATGGCAGGCGGAAGAATTTCAAAATCGAACAGGAATTAAATCTGAACTTGCCTTAGGATCTGAGGATATTGTTCTGGATCAAGAGCGATCTACGGCCATTTTTCGCATCTTTCAGGAGACGCTGACCAATATTACCCGGCATGCAAATGCAACTAATGTCAACGCAAGTTTGAAAGAGGAGAATGGAAAATTAGTGCTGGAAGTCGAAGATAATGGTAAAGGAATCACAGAAGAGCAGATTTCCCATCCTAAATCATTTGGGCTGATGGGAATAAGAGAACGGGCCCTTGGTTTTGGGGGTAAGGTGGAGATTAAGGGGATACCGGGTGAGGGGACAACGGTGACGGTGAGTATTCCGGTTGATAAGGGATAGTTTCTCGCAAAGGCGCAGAGACGCAAAGAGAAAAGGAATAAATGTGAATTAGCTAAAACATTTAGTATCCTATAAGGTTAGGTAGATTGTAAAAATTTAAAGCCTGATTGTTTGAAACTCTAAATATTGAACTTGTCAAGAAAATGATAA
The DNA window shown above is from Deltaproteobacteria bacterium and carries:
- a CDS encoding response regulator; translated protein: MNILIVDDNEDSRLILKKTLESAGHTVEEATNGEEALEMAKESPPDMIISDILMPVMDGFRFCKEVKEEGKLKNIPFVFHTSTYTDSGDKEMASGLGADRFIVKPVEPDEFIKIIQGVIRDVKEGKIKPKNPTLKEDKEIFKLYSERLVKKLEHKMLNLEEEIIERRRVEEELRNSHEQLRSLSIYLQSAREEERTNIAREIHDELGQALTAFKMDLSWLDKRLSKSQKPLLDKIKSMSELVAMTIRAVQRISTELRPGLLDDLGLSAAMEWQAEEFQNRTGIKSELALGSEDIVLDQERSTAIFRIFQETLTNITRHANATNVNASLKEENGKLVLEVEDNGKGITEEQISHPKSFGLMGIRERALGFGGKVEIKGIPGEGTTVTVSIPVDKG